The Oscillatoria acuminata PCC 6304 genomic interval ACTCATTGAGAGTTTAGCCGGATTTGATGGGAGTTGTTTTCCCAAAGACCGGACTGCATCCACCGGATTCAGGGGATTTAAGGCAGATATTTTTGGACCACGATCCAACCCGTCCAGGATACCCAAGCCAGTGCGACAAATAAAATGGCATTCGTGGTGATGTGAAGCGATCGCGCCCAGGGACGCCCGGGAGCAATCTGAGTCGCACTCCAAGCCGACAGCAGGACCAGTCCCACCACCAACAATCCCACCCCTAAATGGACCGAATGACCCAGGGACCCGTAATGTCCCAGGGTCCCCACAATCCCCACGGCCAAGAGCAGCAAGACTAGGGCCACCAGGGTGACCCCGAGACCATAGTGGAGCGATCGCACCAAAATTCGTCCTTGGGGTTTACGCCCGAGGCGCGCACCATACATCCACAGCCCACTCACCGCGAGCAAGCTATAGGCCAGTATTGAAAACCCCATTGACCAGGCTGCGATTTTCCACAACCATAGGAAAGAAGGCAGATCCACAAACTTTTATCCTAAACAGTCGTCTAACTGGTCCGGTTGCAGTGAATACCCTTCACAATACTCGTTCCAGTCCACCTTAAGCCTAACATCCAATCACCCGGATAGGTTGACGTCTGCTTGTTTTTGATCCTTTATTTTTGATCCCTTGTTTTTCACCCTCAGGATCTATTTTATTAAATGATAGAGGGTTGAAGCGTTCCTAACGCCAGCAACCCTCAAATCCTACCTATCTTCATCTTATTAAACCGAGGTTAAAGCCGTCATTGAAAAGGGATCATTCAAGACGATCCCTTTATTATCAATCGGGGGATTTCTATGGGAACGGTTGGGCATTGCCTGCGGCTCAGGTGCAGGACCCGTGGGAGTGGGATCGCTTTCATCCAGGACTCGCAGGCGTCCACAAGGGATCTTATCGGATAAAATAGCACTGGCCATCATGCCGGTATGAATTTCTAACAGCGCTTCGGGAAATGCTTCAAAAACAAGCCGTTGACCGGGAAACACAACCCGTTCAAAATACCAGTTAGGAACGTTACTGACCCGAGCGATTTGAATTTTGCTGGTGGCATTGACATAGCAGCAGAGAATTTGACCTGAACGGTCAGCCGGAATGGGATCGAGTATTTGAGCCATAACCTTTGGAGGAGCTTTTTTCAAAAAAACTTTATACCCTATCACCCTAACACCAGCCGATCCCCGCAAGCTGTAAACGCGACTACCAACTGAAGCGGATCTGGAATATTTTTTCATTAAAAAGAGACAATACCTTGGTTAAGCTAGGCTGATGAATCCTATTGATCCCTTTTATTAGGGGCTGGGAAGCCCCGTTACGGGGGGTTTTCCCGGTAGTGCTGCTTTGGGATCCCAGTCCGGAGGCATTGGACCCTCTAGCCCCAGAGTTGCCCCTGTGCATCATGCAGATTCAGAGGGCTGATGGTATGGTGAAGTTATATGAACCGCTTTTTTGTAAAAACTATTCCCCACTACCGAGATGGAAAATCGCATCCTCTACGTTCGCCTGCCGTGCAATCCCATCTTCCCGATCGGTGTCGTTTACCTAGCCGATTTTGTTCACAAGCTATTTCCCGAGGTTGAACAGCAGATTTTTGATATGGGAACGGTCCCCCCTCTGGACTTTGCCCAGTCCCTCGATGCCTGTGTCGATCGCTTTCAACCCACTTTACTGGTCTTCTCCTGGCGGGATATTCAGATTTATGCCCCAGTCGGTGGACGCGGGGGGAATCCCCTGCAAAACGCTTTTGAGTTTTACTATGCGCGCAATCCCTTAATTAAACTCCGGGGTGCCCTGGGGGGACTGCGAATCACTACGGCCTATTATGGCGAACTCTGGCGCAATCTGGGATTAGTCAAGCGGGGACTTAAACGCGCTCAAACCTATCACCCCGAAGCGAGGGCGATTGTGGGGGGTGGTGCGGTGAGTGTGTTCTATGAACAACTGGGTCGCAGTTTACCCCAGGGGACGATTATTTCGGTGGGGGAAGGGGAGGTACTGCTGGAAAAATATCTGCGGGGTCAAGATTTTCAGGATGAACGCTGTTATGTGGTGGGGGAAACGACCCCGCGCGATCGCCTGATCCATGAAAAACCCACAGAAATTGAGAAAACCGCTTGTGACTACGACTACATAGAACGGTTATGGCCTGAGTTTCAATATTATCTGCAAGACCAAGATTTTTACATCGGCGTCCAAACCAAGCGCGGTTGTCCCCACAACTGTTGTTACTGCGTTTATACGGTGATTGAAGGGAAGCAGGTTCGGATTAATCCGGCAGATGAAGTGGTGGCCGAAATGCGTCAACTCTACGATCGCGGCATCCGCAATTTTTGGTTTACTGATGCTCAGTTTATTCCGGCGCGGCGCTATATTAACGATGCGATCGAGTTACTCCAGAAAATTTCCGAGGCCGGAATGGAAGATATCCATTGGGCCGCCTATATCCGCGCTGACAATTTGAACCCGGAATTATGCGATTTGATGGTCAAAACCGGGATGAATTATTTTGAAATTGGGATTACTAGCGGTTCCCAAGAACTGGTCCGGAAGATGCGGATGGGTTACAACCTTCGAGTGGTTCTACAAAATTGTCGCGACTTGAAGGCAGCGGGTTTTAATGACTTGGTGTCGGTGAATTATTCGTTTAATGTCATTGATGAGACCTATGAAACGATTCGTCAGACCCTGGCCTATCATCGGGAACTGGAACGAATTTTTGGGGAAGATAAGGTAGAACCGGCGATCTTTTTTATTGGGTTACAACCCCATACCCATTTAGAAGAGTATGCGTTTAAGGAAAATATTCTCAAACCCGGTTATGACCCCATGAGTTTGATGCCTTGGACGGCCCGGAAATTACTCTGGAATCCGGAACCGCTGGGGTCGTTCTTCGGTGAGGTTTGTCTGGAGGCATGGCAGCGCAATCCCAATGATTTCGGGCGGGAAGTGATGCGAATTTTAGAAGAACGGTTAGGCTGTGCGGAGTTAGAATCGGCATTATCTGCCCCTATTCCTCCGCAAACCCAGTCTTTGGCTAAGGTGAGTTAACGCGAAAAAGATGGCGGGGTTTAAAGCCCCGCTTAGTTATTTTTTTATTCGGCGATCGCTATATTTTATGCACTCTGGAATCGGTCATTAATCTGACTTGACCGAACTCAAACGCTACTGCTTGGGTTTCCGAGTCAAGGGTTCTGCATTCAACCCTTATTAAAAATTGTCAGGAGAAAATATTTAAGCGGTTCTGTTAATCTGTGAAGGATTGCTTATGCGTTTAATAATCTGGATTCAGGTAGGACGGACAATTGAGAGAGGACCTCTTCTCTAACACACAAGAGTGCTGCTAAGGAAAAGACTCGGGTTACGAGGTCTGGGGTAATTTGAGGATATTGGCCGAAGACTTGCTGTTGCGTCCATCCCGCAGCATACAGATCAAGGACGAATTCCGCCAACTGCGGCGTCGTTCCGTTCGGCTTGGATTCCTGTTTTTTAGCCATTGAATTTAAGCAGGTGTGCCAAGTCATTTTTTCTTCCATAACCGGGTAAACTCCATTCTAATTATAGGCAATTTCTGCAAGGGTGTCTCCCCCCTGTACTCTTATTTTAATAAAGCTATTGTAAAGATTTGAACTCCTACTTTGGGTAGACTCTAGATCGGGTCAGAATCTTCCGGTTGGCCGAGTCACCCTTGATCGCTGCAAACTCAGGAGGGGGTGAATACATTCCGGAGTCTTCTGTGGTGGCAGGTATCCCAGAGTTGTCCGGGCGATCGCAATCTTCGGGGGAGGCGATCGCATCCACCGGGTCCTTGAACTACAGGCCAAACAAATTTTGCAGCCGCTTTCTCACCCAAACCACTGGATTTTTATCATCTTCTGTAGCATCTAACAACCCCATTGTTCTTAATTGCTGTTGCCGCTGCACTAATTCTTCTTGATGTTTACATAATTCCTGAACGATTTCCTCAGCCAACTCGGGATGCTCCTGCAAAATGCTTTGAAAGGCATTATGATGAATCGTAAACAGAATAGTTTCTTCTAAGGCTCGTACCGAGGCCGTTCGGGGAATTCCTAACATTAAAGATAATTCTCCAAAAAATTTCCCGGCCCCCAGGTTGGTCAGATGCTTATTAATTTTTTCGACAAACACCTCCACGGAACCCGATAACACGATATAAAAGGCATCTCCGGGGTCCCCTTCATGAAATAAAATCTGCGAGGAATACAAGCGTTTCCGATGGCCAATTTCAATGAGTTGTCTTAATTCTATGTCCGTAAAGTTTTGAAAATAAGTTACCTGCCGCAGCAAATCTTTCAGTGATAACGGCTTATTCGAGGTGGCCACCGCTACAGGTTCGGAAATCATCTCAGGACTATGGCCATTCTGTTGGAATTTTCTTCTCCCCAACAAACTTAAGTCTTCTCCATTTCTAATCCATAAATCCCGTTGAGGAAACGGGACTGTAATCTGGTTTTGGCGCAGGTTATGCTCGATGATAAAATTTAAAGAACTCCGAATAAACGGTTCACGATCAATCCGGTTTACCCAAACCCATAGTTCAAAGTTGAGCGCATTATCCCCAAAATTTTTAAACATGACTTTTGGGGGAGGGTCGTGCAACACTGCCGGTTCCATATAAGCCGCATTTAAGAGGGTTTCGGTGACTAAAACCGTGTCGCTATTATAGGCAACTCCCACGGGAATTTGAATTCGAGCGTGGAAAG includes:
- a CDS encoding DUF4079 domain-containing protein; the encoded protein is MDLPSFLWLWKIAAWSMGFSILAYSLLAVSGLWMYGARLGRKPQGRILVRSLHYGLGVTLVALVLLLLAVGIVGTLGHYGSLGHSVHLGVGLLVVGLVLLSAWSATQIAPGRPWARSLHITTNAILFVALAWVSWTGWIVVQKYLP
- a CDS encoding DUF1830 domain-containing protein, coding for MAQILDPIPADRSGQILCCYVNATSKIQIARVSNVPNWYFERVVFPGQRLVFEAFPEALLEIHTGMMASAILSDKIPCGRLRVLDESDPTPTGPAPEPQAMPNRSHRNPPIDNKGIVLNDPFSMTALTSV
- a CDS encoding photosystem II high light acclimation radical SAM protein, with amino-acid sequence MENRILYVRLPCNPIFPIGVVYLADFVHKLFPEVEQQIFDMGTVPPLDFAQSLDACVDRFQPTLLVFSWRDIQIYAPVGGRGGNPLQNAFEFYYARNPLIKLRGALGGLRITTAYYGELWRNLGLVKRGLKRAQTYHPEARAIVGGGAVSVFYEQLGRSLPQGTIISVGEGEVLLEKYLRGQDFQDERCYVVGETTPRDRLIHEKPTEIEKTACDYDYIERLWPEFQYYLQDQDFYIGVQTKRGCPHNCCYCVYTVIEGKQVRINPADEVVAEMRQLYDRGIRNFWFTDAQFIPARRYINDAIELLQKISEAGMEDIHWAAYIRADNLNPELCDLMVKTGMNYFEIGITSGSQELVRKMRMGYNLRVVLQNCRDLKAAGFNDLVSVNYSFNVIDETYETIRQTLAYHRELERIFGEDKVEPAIFFIGLQPHTHLEEYAFKENILKPGYDPMSLMPWTARKLLWNPEPLGSFFGEVCLEAWQRNPNDFGREVMRILEERLGCAELESALSAPIPPQTQSLAKVS
- a CDS encoding mechanosensitive ion channel domain-containing protein, with amino-acid sequence MNEALKRIATQSLSWFTAPIPIGNYSVSISAILQLMIWVFIVLFLSRALKKFLKYRLLVKLRIDEGNREAMATIISYSSSMLGLIIVLQSTGFNLGSLLVIAGGLGVGIGFGLQEVTRNFISGLTLLIERKLKVGDFIEFDGMSGYVKEVSLRSTLIRTRDGGDVVVPNSKIVENKVLNWSYDSFHARIQIPVGVAYNSDTVLVTETLLNAAYMEPAVLHDPPPKVMFKNFGDNALNFELWVWVNRIDREPFIRSSLNFIIEHNLRQNQITVPFPQRDLWIRNGEDLSLLGRRKFQQNGHSPEMISEPVAVATSNKPLSLKDLLRQVTYFQNFTDIELRQLIEIGHRKRLYSSQILFHEGDPGDAFYIVLSGSVEVFVEKINKHLTNLGAGKFFGELSLMLGIPRTASVRALEETILFTIHHNAFQSILQEHPELAEEIVQELCKHQEELVQRQQQLRTMGLLDATEDDKNPVVWVRKRLQNLFGL